In the Paenibacillus pabuli genome, one interval contains:
- a CDS encoding XdhC family protein, translating into MEMHDLCAIAAGEARCVLATAVKVEGHAYRKQGVSMLLTEDGRMYGSISPGCLESDLQARVKRVLDTEHIAFAEYDMRPEDDLSWGETIGCGGLVVVLLEPVCGELRTVLTEMHACFESGSAAELTRYFQNKHSRVQYGWNRVKPIDRKLESALCLSLVTKGKKSAEAEFWNLPVRITAMYTPKPRLIIVGAGNDAIPVARLAKAAGFRVIVADWREGLCTSERFPNAHLVLGFPSEIMSVLDIHRGDYLILMSHQFPREREFLELLSGSEYAYLGIMGSKTRTARLLNELPPLPHLHSPVGLSIGADGPEEIAISIASELVACKRAALTENRLAQRGNTRATNGHSACSR; encoded by the coding sequence ATGGAAATGCATGATCTGTGTGCAATTGCAGCAGGCGAAGCACGCTGTGTACTTGCGACGGCGGTCAAGGTGGAAGGTCATGCTTACCGTAAGCAGGGAGTCTCTATGCTCTTGACCGAAGATGGCAGGATGTATGGCAGTATCAGCCCGGGATGTCTGGAGAGTGATCTGCAAGCACGTGTAAAACGAGTGCTGGACACGGAACATATAGCATTTGCCGAATACGACATGCGCCCTGAAGATGATCTCTCCTGGGGCGAAACGATTGGCTGCGGAGGATTGGTCGTTGTCTTGCTTGAGCCTGTCTGCGGCGAACTGAGAACCGTATTGACTGAGATGCACGCTTGTTTCGAATCTGGTTCAGCAGCGGAGTTGACCCGGTACTTTCAGAATAAGCATTCGCGTGTTCAGTATGGATGGAATCGGGTTAAGCCAATCGATAGGAAACTTGAATCTGCCCTATGTCTGTCACTTGTAACAAAGGGAAAAAAATCAGCTGAGGCAGAGTTCTGGAATTTGCCAGTACGGATAACTGCCATGTACACCCCCAAACCACGTCTAATTATAGTCGGAGCGGGAAATGATGCCATACCTGTTGCCAGACTTGCCAAGGCAGCAGGATTTCGTGTCATTGTTGCTGATTGGAGAGAAGGTTTGTGTACGTCCGAACGGTTTCCGAATGCACATCTCGTCCTCGGTTTCCCCTCTGAAATCATGTCTGTACTGGATATACACCGCGGGGATTATCTCATTCTGATGAGCCATCAATTCCCGCGTGAACGCGAGTTCTTGGAGCTATTGTCAGGCAGTGAGTACGCTTATCTCGGTATTATGGGGTCCAAAACACGAACAGCACGATTATTGAATGAATTACCGCCGCTTCCGCATCTCCATTCTCCCGTTGGGTTAAGTATCGGTGCAGATGGTCCAGAAGAAATCGCCATTAGCATTGCTTCAGAACTGGTTGCATGCAAGCGTGCTGCCTTGACTGAGAATCGGTTAGCTCAAAGGGGGAATACGCGTGCGACTAACGGGCATTCTGCTTGCAGCAGGTAA
- a CDS encoding FAD binding domain-containing protein has translation MVIPAYGSGAMPLVWQPEDLEELQMLKNRLNGSFCYAAGATLLRTQWEGGLVPAPEHMISLARIPETSDVYMDGERIVIGALTRLNRCITDGSLQHLRLLKEAVKTIAAPSIRNVATIGGNIVSGVGDTLPALLTYNAELHWMTDTGLETRTLDSWLKGGRDGSRNPNDVLISIQIPMEKWSVTNPDRPTTDVREIEFYRKLGRRETFSASLVTIAFRGEIATDGTWKKVAIAAGGGSGMPMRLPESEQLLLSGKASIMQTTALADAAASEFVTYGDAFATEHYRKRTAGNLLGAGLWEALH, from the coding sequence ATGGTTATACCGGCATATGGATCAGGAGCGATGCCATTGGTATGGCAGCCGGAAGATCTGGAAGAACTCCAGATGTTGAAGAACAGGCTGAACGGAAGCTTTTGTTATGCTGCAGGCGCAACATTGCTGCGGACCCAGTGGGAAGGCGGTCTTGTACCCGCACCGGAGCACATGATCAGTCTGGCCCGTATTCCAGAGACAAGTGACGTTTATATGGATGGAGAACGAATTGTGATCGGGGCCCTGACCCGGTTGAATAGATGTATAACGGACGGGTCGCTTCAGCATCTGCGGTTACTGAAAGAGGCCGTGAAAACGATAGCTGCACCCTCCATACGCAATGTAGCGACAATCGGCGGCAACATTGTATCAGGAGTCGGAGATACGTTACCTGCATTGCTCACCTATAATGCAGAACTGCATTGGATGACAGACACAGGGTTGGAAACTCGTACACTGGACTCCTGGTTAAAAGGGGGACGTGACGGCAGTCGCAATCCGAATGATGTGTTAATCTCGATCCAGATCCCGATGGAGAAGTGGTCTGTCACCAATCCTGATCGTCCTACAACTGACGTGAGAGAAATTGAATTTTATCGTAAGCTGGGCCGGCGGGAGACATTTAGCGCATCTCTGGTGACCATTGCTTTTCGGGGAGAGATTGCTACAGATGGTACTTGGAAAAAGGTTGCGATAGCTGCAGGCGGAGGATCCGGCATGCCCATGCGACTCCCCGAGTCGGAGCAATTATTACTCAGCGGCAAAGCCTCCATTATGCAAACCACAGCGCTTGCAGATGCTGCAGCCTCGGAATTCGTGACCTATGGTGATGCATTTGCTACCGAACACTACCGGAAGCGGACTGCAGGTAATTTGCTGGGTGCTGGACTTTGGGAAGCACTTCATTAA
- the allB gene encoding allantoinase AllB, with the protein MANFDSIIRGARVVLRDRVQELEIGITDGKITALSAQLKADEGTEVIEAAGFTVMPGVVDIHVHFNEPGLASWEGFRSGSASLATGGITTYVDMPLNGVPPTTSPEAWDMKMKAAQARSYVDYAFWGGLVPGNRQQLTNLAESGAAGFKAFMSEPGGEGEDIFARADEQTLLDGMHEIAKLNRVLALHAEDEEMVAQLGAKSVAEGKTGPMDYVKSRPAEAEVFAVTRALQYGEQTGCPLHFVHISTREALERIAEAKRRGQDVTSETCPHYLTLTDEDVVRLGAVAKCAPPLRSRAEQESLWDALASGLIDVIASDHSPCPPSMKESDNFFEIWGGISGAQSTLLIMLDEGYLRRRISLPLLGRVLALEPARRLGLESKGEIAVGKDADLVFIDWNTTTTLKMDDLLYTHKQSPYIGRTFACAVAEVFCRGIRVYSANAGLSPNPAGQFVAAGSFGKSGARGTEEQHDRV; encoded by the coding sequence ATGGCAAATTTTGATTCGATCATCCGGGGGGCCCGGGTCGTGTTAAGAGATCGTGTGCAGGAGCTGGAGATTGGTATTACAGATGGGAAAATCACGGCTTTGTCAGCCCAACTGAAGGCTGATGAAGGAACTGAAGTCATAGAAGCAGCTGGCTTCACTGTAATGCCTGGCGTAGTGGATATTCATGTTCATTTCAATGAACCTGGACTGGCAAGTTGGGAAGGATTCCGTTCGGGATCCGCTTCGCTCGCTACAGGGGGAATTACCACTTATGTTGATATGCCGCTTAATGGGGTACCTCCAACGACAAGTCCGGAAGCTTGGGATATGAAAATGAAAGCTGCCCAGGCCCGCTCCTATGTCGATTATGCATTTTGGGGAGGACTGGTTCCGGGTAATCGGCAGCAGTTAACGAACTTAGCCGAGTCCGGTGCAGCCGGATTCAAGGCATTTATGTCAGAGCCAGGTGGAGAAGGAGAGGACATCTTTGCGAGAGCTGATGAGCAAACGCTTTTGGACGGAATGCACGAGATTGCCAAGCTGAATCGCGTACTTGCTCTTCATGCCGAAGACGAAGAGATGGTTGCACAGCTTGGCGCAAAAAGCGTTGCCGAAGGAAAAACAGGTCCAATGGATTATGTGAAATCCCGTCCGGCAGAAGCTGAAGTCTTCGCCGTAACCAGGGCGCTTCAATACGGAGAGCAGACGGGTTGCCCGCTGCATTTCGTGCATATCAGTACGAGGGAAGCGTTAGAACGGATTGCGGAAGCCAAGCGGCGCGGGCAGGACGTCACCTCGGAAACTTGCCCGCATTATCTTACGCTCACGGACGAGGATGTGGTTCGGTTAGGCGCTGTAGCGAAGTGTGCCCCACCTCTCCGCAGCCGCGCTGAACAAGAGTCGTTATGGGACGCTCTGGCATCCGGGCTTATTGACGTCATCGCATCCGACCATTCACCGTGCCCGCCATCCATGAAAGAATCCGATAATTTTTTTGAAATATGGGGCGGTATTTCGGGTGCGCAGAGCACGCTGCTGATCATGCTTGATGAAGGTTATCTTCGCCGCCGTATTAGCTTACCTTTACTTGGAAGAGTTCTTGCTTTGGAGCCTGCCAGAAGGCTTGGCCTTGAGAGCAAAGGGGAAATTGCGGTCGGTAAAGACGCGGACCTAGTGTTTATTGATTGGAATACGACGACCACATTGAAAATGGATGATTTGTTATATACCCACAAACAGAGTCCATATATCGGACGTACATTCGCGTGCGCCGTTGCAGAAGTGTTCTGCAGGGGGATCAGAGTATACAGTGCTAATGCAGGGCTGTCCCCTAATCCTGCAGGACAGTTTGTTGCAGCTGGTTCGTTTGGAAAAAGTGGAGCGCGCGGAACGGAGGAGCAGCATGACAGAGTTTGA
- the uraH gene encoding hydroxyisourate hydrolase, protein MSKIGGRITTHVLDTSKGVPAAGVRIELYFVQKDVESESKLKVTESVTNGDGRLDAPLLDGGGLEQGIYELHFDVEEYYATRSTEESMQALWTVVPIRFAVSDTASHYHIPLLIAPGGYSTYRGS, encoded by the coding sequence ATGTCGAAGATTGGTGGACGCATAACCACACATGTACTGGATACATCCAAAGGAGTACCGGCTGCGGGAGTTCGGATAGAGCTTTATTTTGTACAAAAGGATGTAGAATCGGAATCCAAGTTAAAAGTCACGGAATCGGTGACCAACGGTGATGGCCGTCTGGATGCACCTTTACTGGATGGAGGCGGGCTGGAGCAGGGAATTTATGAGCTTCATTTTGATGTCGAAGAGTACTACGCGACGCGTTCAACCGAAGAATCGATGCAGGCATTATGGACGGTCGTACCGATCCGTTTTGCCGTATCCGATACTGCAAGTCATTATCATATCCCTTTATTGATCGCTCCAGGAGGCTATAGTACATACCGCGGAAGTTGA
- a CDS encoding nucleotidyltransferase family protein translates to MRLTGILLAAGKSTRLGRNKLALAMPDGRTLAAWSLQAALDSDLEQVICVVKPEDSLAWLPENMLLSSSNTYRREAKLQIALSTAYSSGMAASLQSGLKAAKEYGAEGVVILLADQPLIRAQDINQVSAALAANKQSDYAAAADGEGGKPPVAFRSHMFEPLQSLGGDEGARKIMHNDTYSGIRVTLPEFCFWDADTEVELKRIMDYVSESAHKN, encoded by the coding sequence GTGCGACTAACGGGCATTCTGCTTGCAGCAGGTAAGAGTACCCGTCTTGGCCGGAACAAATTAGCACTGGCTATGCCTGATGGGAGAACATTGGCGGCCTGGTCGCTTCAAGCGGCACTCGATTCTGACCTGGAACAGGTCATTTGTGTGGTGAAACCGGAGGATTCCTTGGCATGGCTTCCCGAAAACATGCTTCTTTCATCTTCCAATACCTATAGGAGAGAGGCTAAGCTTCAGATTGCTCTCAGTACAGCATATTCGTCTGGCATGGCCGCATCACTTCAAAGTGGCCTAAAGGCAGCCAAGGAGTACGGGGCGGAGGGTGTAGTGATTCTTTTGGCGGACCAACCTTTGATAAGGGCACAGGATATTAATCAGGTTTCGGCAGCGCTCGCTGCGAACAAACAGTCTGATTATGCAGCTGCTGCGGACGGCGAGGGCGGCAAACCTCCTGTTGCCTTTCGCTCCCACATGTTTGAACCCCTCCAATCTCTTGGCGGAGATGAGGGGGCGCGCAAGATTATGCATAATGACACATACTCGGGAATCCGGGTCACTTTGCCTGAATTCTGTTTCTGGGATGCCGATACCGAGGTGGAACTGAAACGCATTATGGATTATGTAAGTGAATCAGCTCATAAGAATTAA
- a CDS encoding pyridoxal-phosphate-dependent aminotransferase family protein: MSNYRELSPSLRTIMTPGPVEVDPRVLRALSFPILGQFDPEFTSLMNETMAMLRELYMTNNEWCYPVDGTSRSGIEAVLVSLIQPGDKVLVPIYGRFGHLLVEISERCGAEVVIIEATWGSVFDPEEVIKAIHTHKPDLVAMVHGETSTGQMQPLAEIGKVCRELDLLLVVDAVATIGGTPVKTDTWYLDAVMGGTQKCLSVPSGMAPLTYNSRVEKKLMSRKTVERGLRDATSARAEARTIASNYFDLSQLQDYWSSARLNHHTEATSMLYGLHEGLRILLQEGLEARFERHRINESALVAGIQGMGLQIYGDMSSKLPVVTCIHIPEGIDGESVRGMLLHDFGIEIASSFGPLKGKIWRIGTMGFSCQRKNVLHVLGALEAVLLRHHHGLPAGEAVQAALDVYAGKEGALC, encoded by the coding sequence ATGTCCAACTATAGAGAATTATCCCCGTCCTTGCGAACCATCATGACCCCGGGACCAGTTGAAGTCGACCCCAGAGTTCTAAGGGCCTTGTCCTTCCCGATCCTTGGACAGTTTGATCCGGAGTTTACGTCCCTGATGAATGAAACGATGGCTATGCTGCGTGAATTATACATGACGAACAATGAGTGGTGTTATCCGGTGGATGGCACATCACGTTCCGGCATTGAAGCAGTGCTGGTTAGTCTGATCCAGCCGGGGGATAAGGTACTGGTCCCCATATACGGACGATTTGGACATTTGCTTGTAGAAATATCGGAGCGCTGCGGTGCCGAAGTAGTAATTATTGAAGCCACTTGGGGATCGGTCTTTGATCCGGAAGAAGTGATTAAGGCCATTCATACTCATAAACCAGATCTCGTGGCCATGGTTCATGGAGAGACATCCACCGGTCAGATGCAGCCTCTCGCTGAGATCGGCAAAGTATGCCGGGAATTGGATCTTCTCCTCGTCGTTGATGCGGTTGCCACTATAGGCGGTACGCCCGTTAAGACGGATACCTGGTATCTGGATGCGGTAATGGGCGGAACGCAGAAGTGTTTATCTGTTCCTTCCGGCATGGCCCCGTTGACATATAACAGCCGCGTGGAAAAAAAACTGATGAGCCGCAAAACGGTCGAACGTGGACTCCGTGACGCGACAAGCGCGAGGGCAGAGGCCCGAACCATTGCAAGCAACTATTTTGACCTGAGTCAGCTGCAGGATTATTGGAGCTCTGCCCGGTTGAATCATCATACAGAGGCTACTTCGATGCTCTACGGTCTTCATGAAGGTCTGCGAATTTTACTTCAGGAAGGACTGGAAGCCCGTTTCGAGCGGCATCGGATCAACGAAAGCGCGCTCGTCGCCGGAATTCAGGGTATGGGACTTCAGATTTATGGAGACATGTCCAGCAAACTTCCGGTGGTTACATGTATCCATATTCCTGAAGGGATCGATGGCGAATCGGTTCGAGGCATGCTTTTGCATGATTTCGGGATCGAAATTGCGAGTTCATTTGGCCCTCTTAAGGGGAAAATCTGGCGGATCGGAACGATGGGCTTCAGCTGTCAGCGCAAAAATGTACTGCATGTGCTTGGTGCACTGGAGGCTGTTCTGCTCCGTCATCACCACGGGCTGCCTGCGGGCGAGGCTGTGCAGGCTGCACTGGACGTGTATGCCGGAAAGGAGGGAGCTTTATGTTAA
- a CDS encoding Zn-dependent hydrolase produces MTEFETFMGSGTEVQIVPLPQLAEVKLQAMLDWLSAFGADAKGGVTRLLYDKAWCEAQYALAARMEEMGLLPEFDQSGNLYGTLQAADSVAGAEQLPIVTGSHIDSVVYGGRYDGAYGVAAGVLALEYLRRHFGAPKRTLQVVSLCEEEGSRFPFAYWGSRSITGVTSLEDIQHLTDKDGIPFSQAIREAGFGSDSGYRTAAQKYGAFIELHIEQGQILERLGHSIGIVSDIVGQKRLSITVSGEANHAGTTPMSWRKDALAGAAEMITAVRTIAMAAGEPLVATVGRITAEPGVGNVVASHAEFSLDIRHIRQESIDRCWQDMLQAFIGIASKLQLELNWEEHLSVTPIPMNEQITADIQDICKQEQLSYMQMPSGAGHDSQIFQPSCPTAMIFVPSQAGISHSPLEFTAEEDLMRGFRVLVQLLYKYGYGS; encoded by the coding sequence ATGACAGAGTTTGAAACATTCATGGGTTCCGGGACGGAAGTGCAGATTGTTCCCTTGCCGCAGCTGGCAGAAGTGAAGCTGCAGGCCATGCTGGATTGGCTGTCCGCATTCGGTGCAGATGCCAAGGGTGGTGTTACTCGCTTGCTGTACGACAAAGCCTGGTGCGAGGCACAGTATGCACTCGCAGCACGGATGGAGGAAATGGGACTGCTTCCCGAATTCGACCAATCCGGTAATCTATATGGCACGTTACAAGCAGCAGATTCAGTAGCGGGAGCTGAACAACTCCCCATTGTGACCGGATCACACATTGATTCTGTCGTGTACGGTGGAAGATATGACGGTGCCTACGGTGTAGCGGCAGGTGTACTTGCGCTGGAATACTTACGCCGGCATTTCGGGGCACCGAAGCGTACGCTTCAAGTGGTTTCGCTATGTGAAGAGGAAGGCAGCCGATTTCCGTTTGCCTATTGGGGATCACGAAGCATTACGGGAGTCACCTCTCTTGAAGATATTCAACATTTGACGGATAAGGACGGGATACCTTTCTCACAAGCGATTCGAGAAGCCGGTTTCGGATCAGACAGTGGCTACAGAACGGCTGCCCAAAAGTACGGTGCCTTTATCGAACTTCACATCGAACAAGGCCAGATACTTGAACGGCTTGGTCATTCAATTGGCATTGTATCCGATATCGTTGGTCAGAAACGATTAAGTATTACTGTTAGCGGCGAAGCAAATCATGCGGGTACGACGCCTATGTCGTGGCGGAAGGATGCACTTGCAGGTGCAGCCGAGATGATCACGGCGGTTAGAACAATTGCTATGGCAGCAGGTGAACCACTTGTAGCAACTGTTGGCCGGATCACAGCTGAACCTGGTGTAGGTAACGTGGTCGCGTCACACGCTGAATTCTCGCTTGATATTCGTCATATCCGGCAGGAGAGTATTGATCGGTGCTGGCAAGACATGCTTCAGGCCTTCATCGGTATTGCATCCAAACTTCAGCTGGAATTGAACTGGGAAGAACACTTGTCGGTCACACCGATTCCAATGAACGAACAGATCACAGCGGATATTCAAGACATTTGCAAGCAGGAGCAGCTGTCCTATATGCAAATGCCCAGCGGGGCTGGACATGATTCGCAGATCTTTCAGCCAAGCTGCCCGACAGCGATGATTTTTGTGCCAAGTCAGGCCGGGATCAGTCATAGCCCCCTTGAATTCACAGCTGAGGAGGACCTGATGCGAGGATTTCGGGTTCTCGTTCAGCTACTCTATAAATACGGTTACGGGAGTTGA
- a CDS encoding 5'-deoxyadenosine deaminase produces MGTILLKGAQLVTMNAEEDVFTGDLLIEDNKIKEIAERIDVQADQVIDARGKVLLPGFIQTHIHLCQTLFRGRADDLELMDWLRQRIWPLEAAHDEESVYYSAMLGLGELISSGTTSILDMETVHHTDSAFQAMAQSGIRVISGKVMMDHGDEVPEPLRENTATSLQQSVDLLEKWNGFGGGRIQYAFCPRFVVSCTEELLVEVRDLSNKYQVKVHTHASENRGEIELVEHERGMRNIVYLDHIGLATPRLVLAHCVWLSEEEKEIIRKRGVKVTHCPGSNMKLSSGIAEIPDLLNRQIAVGLGADGAPCNNNLDMFQEMRLTALIQKVPHGPTIMDARTVLRMATMGGAEVLGLSKEIGSLEVGKKADMVLLDLDDFHTYPSYETDVYSRVVYSATRSCVDTVIIDGSIVLKNRKIQTIDRGIVLRESDKSIARLMKRI; encoded by the coding sequence ATGGGAACGATCCTGCTGAAGGGTGCACAGCTCGTCACAATGAACGCAGAAGAAGACGTATTTACAGGCGATCTGCTGATTGAGGATAACAAAATCAAAGAGATTGCCGAGCGTATCGACGTTCAGGCCGATCAGGTCATTGATGCCCGTGGCAAAGTACTGCTGCCAGGGTTCATTCAAACACATATTCATTTGTGCCAGACACTCTTCCGCGGCCGTGCGGACGACCTGGAGCTCATGGATTGGCTTCGTCAGCGGATCTGGCCACTGGAAGCGGCTCATGATGAGGAATCCGTCTATTATTCGGCGATGCTTGGGCTCGGCGAACTGATTTCGAGTGGAACCACGAGCATTTTGGATATGGAGACCGTCCATCACACCGATTCGGCTTTTCAGGCAATGGCACAGAGCGGCATTCGGGTGATCTCAGGCAAGGTCATGATGGACCATGGCGACGAGGTGCCTGAACCGCTGCGTGAAAATACGGCAACCTCACTGCAGCAAAGTGTCGATTTGCTGGAGAAATGGAATGGCTTCGGAGGCGGGCGCATTCAGTATGCCTTTTGTCCACGATTCGTCGTTTCTTGTACAGAGGAACTGCTTGTTGAAGTACGTGATCTATCGAACAAGTATCAGGTGAAGGTGCATACGCATGCTTCGGAAAATCGGGGCGAGATTGAACTGGTAGAACACGAACGTGGAATGCGTAACATTGTCTATCTGGATCATATCGGTTTGGCTACCCCGCGTTTGGTCCTTGCACATTGTGTCTGGCTCAGTGAAGAGGAGAAGGAAATCATTCGCAAGCGAGGCGTAAAAGTCACCCACTGTCCCGGATCAAACATGAAATTGTCCTCGGGTATCGCGGAAATTCCTGACCTGCTTAATCGCCAGATCGCTGTAGGACTCGGTGCGGACGGCGCACCATGCAACAACAACCTGGATATGTTTCAGGAAATGCGCCTGACGGCGTTAATTCAAAAGGTTCCCCATGGACCGACAATTATGGATGCACGCACGGTTCTGCGCATGGCAACGATGGGCGGTGCTGAAGTGCTTGGTCTGTCGAAGGAAATTGGCAGTCTGGAGGTGGGCAAAAAGGCAGACATGGTGTTATTGGATCTGGATGATTTCCATACGTATCCTTCTTATGAGACAGATGTCTATTCCCGTGTAGTTTACTCCGCGACTCGGAGCTGTGTGGACACGGTCATTATTGATGGAAGCATTGTGCTCAAAAACCGGAAGATCCAGACCATTGACCGTGGCATCGTTCTTCGCGAGTCGGATAAGAGCATTGCACGCTTGATGAAGAGAATCTGA
- the ggt gene encoding gamma-glutamyltransferase, translated as MLNHMPVAREVMITSPHYLASAVGSSILQKGGNAYDAAVAVSAALGVVYPHMTGLGGDAFFLIHDGASGEITAYNGSGRSAAGIHADTFKAMGMNAIPQRGVLSAITVPGMVDAWWEVWSRYGKIPWEQLLEPAAQYAEKGCPVSRNLRLWLERDEEFIMGHTPLRAVFAPYGTLLQEGELLVQTELAASIRLIQAGGRDSFYAGELSDRMTSAILEDGGMLAPQDFAAHKGEWVKPVSTEYRGYQVHQLPPNSQGFSILMMLNMLEHIDLSSVGRTSPEFYHLMAEVVKKAFRDRDRYLTDPDFREIPLDQLLSKTYGDELWSEIQSAPPVAQPFLSKTIGQDTAYAAVVDQEGNAVSFIQSLYFDFGAAYVPGDTGVIMQNRGSFFSLDPMDANVLEPNKRSFHTLMPGLVTRNGKPYMLLGTQGGEGQPQTQLSVLTGVLDYGLNIQEAIGLPRWVYGRTWGEEGDTMRVENRYHDDVCETLAKWGHNVEIRAPWDDIMGQSQGIVIREDGMISGAADPRGDGMAIGW; from the coding sequence ATGTTAAACCACATGCCCGTTGCCAGAGAGGTGATGATCACCTCTCCACATTATCTGGCGAGCGCGGTTGGAAGCTCTATTTTGCAGAAGGGCGGTAACGCTTATGATGCAGCTGTCGCCGTAAGCGCAGCACTTGGCGTAGTTTACCCGCATATGACTGGGCTTGGAGGAGATGCCTTCTTCCTTATTCATGATGGAGCAAGTGGAGAGATTACCGCTTACAACGGAAGTGGCCGCTCCGCTGCAGGTATTCATGCTGATACGTTCAAAGCGATGGGCATGAATGCCATTCCCCAGCGCGGTGTGCTAAGTGCAATAACGGTTCCGGGAATGGTGGATGCATGGTGGGAAGTGTGGTCACGCTACGGGAAAATACCGTGGGAGCAGCTGCTTGAACCGGCAGCACAGTATGCTGAGAAGGGATGTCCTGTGTCGCGCAATCTTCGCCTGTGGCTGGAACGGGATGAAGAGTTCATTATGGGGCACACGCCACTGCGCGCGGTATTTGCTCCTTATGGCACACTGCTTCAGGAAGGTGAGCTGCTCGTCCAGACCGAACTCGCTGCTTCCATTCGCCTGATTCAGGCGGGAGGACGGGATTCCTTTTATGCAGGAGAGCTGTCGGATCGCATGACTTCGGCCATTCTTGAAGATGGCGGCATGCTTGCACCTCAGGACTTTGCAGCACACAAGGGGGAGTGGGTGAAACCTGTCAGCACGGAATATCGGGGTTATCAAGTGCACCAGCTGCCACCCAACTCGCAGGGTTTCTCGATCTTGATGATGTTAAATATGCTCGAACATATAGACCTCTCTTCCGTAGGTCGTACTTCGCCGGAGTTTTACCATCTGATGGCCGAAGTGGTGAAAAAGGCGTTTCGTGATCGTGATCGGTATCTCACCGATCCAGATTTCCGTGAAATCCCGCTGGACCAACTATTATCGAAGACATACGGGGATGAGTTATGGAGTGAGATCCAGTCTGCGCCTCCAGTAGCACAGCCCTTCTTGTCCAAAACGATCGGACAGGATACGGCTTACGCTGCTGTTGTCGATCAGGAAGGCAACGCGGTCTCGTTTATTCAAAGTCTGTACTTTGATTTTGGCGCAGCCTACGTTCCGGGAGATACTGGCGTAATTATGCAAAATAGAGGGTCTTTTTTCTCTCTCGATCCAATGGATGCGAATGTGCTTGAACCGAATAAACGCTCTTTTCATACGCTCATGCCTGGTCTTGTCACCCGTAACGGGAAGCCTTATATGCTTCTGGGTACACAAGGCGGAGAAGGGCAGCCTCAGACGCAGTTATCCGTGCTTACCGGCGTTCTCGACTATGGTCTGAACATTCAGGAGGCGATCGGTCTCCCTCGATGGGTGTATGGACGAACCTGGGGCGAAGAAGGCGACACTATGCGAGTGGAGAATCGTTATCATGATGACGTATGCGAAACGCTGGCCAAGTGGGGGCATAACGTGGAGATCAGAGCCCCATGGGATGACATTATGGGACAGTCACAAGGCATCGTTATCCGTGAGGATGGCATGATTAGCGGAGCTGCCGATCCCAGAGGAGATGGCATGGCCATCGGTTGGTAA